The Juglans regia cultivar Chandler chromosome 1, Walnut 2.0, whole genome shotgun sequence nucleotide sequence TTGCTTTGGTTTTGAGAACatgtataataattatatatacatgcattaacacaacatatatatatcgtTTTGATCTTTTGCTGCATGCGCCCGATCGATGCCTGGCcttcaagatatatataataatcatgAATCCAAATCTCTATATGTTAGCATGCATGAGAAtacatgatataattaaaaaacatttcgGCACTCATATTTGAATTAGTAAAAGATCACCGGATCGATGTCGATCGACCGGCCGGAGTTGAAACGtttctgcatgcatgcatgcaggggATGGCATGCAATTGCcatgaaatatatattgttcTATCGTTGAGATCAGCTTGCATGTACTTAATTTATCATGTGTATGCCTATAAGCTAGCTGCTTCTCATTCAATTTTAATACATACAATAATTAAAGTATTATTTATTCTTCTCGTGCGAATATATtcccataatatatattaattactttttttaaaaaaaaaaagtttctcgAATATTTCATTCGCATTTTTGAATATTACCATATAGTTATCCGAGTATTGATATTCCTTGGTTCATTTaatatccattaaaaaaaagggaaataaccctttatttaacttataataataataaagataaatatcaagatcatatttatatttatatttatatatgcaacaTGCAAAGAACCAATTGAGagcatatatatagaaacagTGTTAAGATATCATGTGGGGTCCATTAATTGCTTGTTTAGTCAAATTAGGTCAGCTCAATATTGGATCATAATCTGAGTTATCTGCTGATTATTCATTCTTCGGACAAAAAGAGGAAATTTAATCGAAGGATCATGTCTACATGAATTTGAATGGTTTTGGCCCTGATCTGTGTGCATGTGTTCATACAGCACAATTGAATAATGCAGATCGATATACAATTGAATAATGCTAGTATGactctttatttaatttgtcCCTCATTTGGACgtctcatatatttaatttttttttaaattatttttttaataattaagaaagtgactattagtatattgatatttttttatttttaaaatatttaaatatgtttaaaaaatatttaaaaaaatatatatacgtaaTTTACATGATTAGAGTGGACACATGAAAGCTGCAGAGTAATATACcattctatataatttttaactcCACTAActcccctaaaaaaaaataaagaaaaaatagacatGAAAGTCATGGCCATCCATCTGTGATGCAAAAACCTGCATTTTTGGCCCTTCATGATCATTATACTCTCGACTCACGTTCAAAAGAATGTTATAAACGTGAATGCAAAACCATGATCATTTGATATTGAAGGCACTTTAAGGGCATGATATACAAGAGTTTCCAGCAGGTTGGGCCCACAAGAGTACTGCTGGGGTCTACAAGAATTTTCATGTGCACAACTCTCTTCATGTATGTGGGAAGTATTGTAGATTTCCCCGCCCATAATAGAAATAACGTCACATTAAGGGCCAAAAAGGGAAGCCAAAAtgagtgggaaaaaaaatagtacagAAAAAGTATAATTGTACCCTTATTTCAGATAGATGTGGTTAAATGTTTGGTGCTTCGGCCTGAAGCTTCGTAGATCttttatattacatatatatatatatatatatatgatttatataattcttGATTACAAGGGGGTGGTGGGGGTCCATCAAGTATACTGCTCATTTGCCTTGCTTATCAAGCAACTTCctaatactctctctctctttctctctctctctctctctgcaacaTTCATGGCAAAAGCATAATCATCAGCACTCCAGTTCAAAACCATGTGAGCTCCTACCATTCTTTTTCCCTTATATTACTCTCTTTTCCCCGTCTGATCTCCCCCATGTTATAATATATGCCTGAAGAAGATTTTGGCTATATATTACTCCTAATTATAATCTGTTATGCAAAATTATTATGAGACTGTAATTAAAACTGGTTTCTTCTTTATCACTCAAagttctggtttttttttttttagggggtacagttttaattatattataacgtCTTTTTTTTTCGATATCAGTCCTTTACCATGAAAATGGtgaacaatataatatttttcctatATTGATATTCTTTCGGTAgatcgatcatatataattaataacaaaaatacaGTACTGAGATGGGTTTGCTGATCTTGCTTTTGAATGTGTGCCTTAGTAACAGCTGTGAAGGCCGTTTCTTCCCTTTTGCTTTTGTAGTCAAGGCTCAAACAAAGGTGTGGAAGAACCCCTTGAGCTTTAGAAACACCAGCcgggttctctctctctctctctccccctcacacacagcacacacacacaaaccgCCTGCCTGCGCTTCTTAAATTGGCAAAGGCTTAAAGGTGGTATGTAGGTTTTGAGGgcacctttttcttttgtttttttgtttttttttcctctcccaCTAGCTCTATCTCACACTGGCTTCAGTTAAAGTAGCTAGAGAGGGAATTCTGGTTCTTTCCGTTGTTAAAGCAGGTTTATAGCTCAATCTCGCTGTGACAGTTTactcttttcttctcctccttcttcCTAATTCATTTCCCTCCTCTCCTCTCCGGTCCCCTTCTTCTCCTTACCTGATATACCCTAGCTAGGCAACATACCCATATTTGCTATTCTTGCCGGCATACTCATCTGGTTTTTGCTGAATTTCTCGATCTAAATTGAATTTGTTTTCTGGTAAATTCACATGCTTAAGAACATCATGTGttcaatctctcttcttttgtttgCTATTTTTTATTCCAGAGTTGTTTCGATTGTTTGTTGGTTTCTTGTTTTCTGATCGAACCAGAATTAATCCGAGGTTGTCGTTGTCTGATACACCTTTGGAAATCACAGCAAAAGTTTATATTTTGAAGCGTCGTTTTGTCAAATACCCATATAGTTATTTTCTTGATCtctttttcctttacttttgGAGCATAGATCTCAATCAACCTTATGATTTCTCTTATACATATAGAGAGCAAATATCTGGGATATGAGCAGCGGTCGCCATACGCAGATAAATATTTCACAGAAGCTTATAATTTCATCAGCTCGAGAGAAAGAAGATAGATAGATAGGCTTCCGTACGTCGAAAAGCAATGAATAAGAGTAGTACTGTGGGCTCCATTAGCAGCTCTGATCTCATCGATGCCAAGCTCGAAGAGCATAAGATGTGTGGATCCAAGCAATGCCCTGGTTGTGGACACAAGCTCGAAGGCAAGCCGGTAGGGATTATCTCGTGATAGTTCTTGGATTGAATACAAAGATTTTGACACATGAAGATGCATATGCTTGCTCACACCAGGAAATATATGTGCATGTTTGTTGTTCCATTATTAGACGAATATAATTAGTTGATATACTTACTGCTTTTCTTGTAGAACAAAATCTAGCGAATTATTTGATTAAAGggccctctttttctttttcttttttttttttccttgcttttgctctccttttttctttcgtttttgGGTTTCATTTTTATCTGAGTTTGAATGGAGTTTGCAGGACTGGTTAGGTCTACCTGCAGGAGTGAAATTTGATCCTACAGACCAAGAATTGATAGAACACCTTGAAGCAAAGGTGGAGGCGAAAGACATGAAATCTCACCCTTTGATAGATGAGTTTATCACTACTATTGAAGGAGAAGATGGGATTTGTTATACCCATCCTGAAAAACTTCCAGGTcagaaaatttaatatttgatctctctctctctctctctctctctctctctctctctctctctctgtgatagATATGTAAGTACCggatcaattatttaatgttgttgAGTTTACTAAAAACACTCTTGTTTAAAGTCTCCAAGAAAAGGAAACTTCATGCATTAGGTTTGTTTTTATTCCATGCTTCTATCCCTTATATTTGTTATGACTTTCAAGAATCACAGTGCTTGTACGTCTTGCAGTTTGTTACACCTAAGTCAAcctaactttaatttttttcttttttttttttttgcaggagTCACAAGAGATGGCTTGAGCAAACATTTCTTCCACAGACCATCGAAAGCTTACACAACCGGGACACGAAAGAGGAGAAAAATTCAAACTGAATGCGATTTACAAGGGGGAGAAACAAGGTGGCACAAGACTGGAAAAACTAGGCCTGTAATGGTGAATGGAAAACAAAAGGGTTGCAAGAAAATACTCGTCCTTTACACTAATTTtggaaaaaacagaaaaccaGAAAAGACCAACTGGGTCATGCATCAATACCACCTTGGTCAGCacgaagaagaaaaggaaggagAGCTTGTTGTTTCAAAGATATTCTATCAAACGCAGCCAAGGCAATGCAATTGGTCTGATCGAAGTACTGCAACCACTGGGGAAGCAAGCAGTGAGCCTAATAGCAGGAGAGATAGTGGGAGTGGGAGTTGTTCTTCCAGGGAAATAGTTCCTCAGAGAGACGAACTTTCTCCACCATCTGGGGTTGCTCCAATATCAAGTTACAGTACTGCCATGGACATTCATCAACAGTTTAAATCCGACCATTTTAGCTTCGCCCCATTCAGGAAAAGCTTTGATGAGGTATATACATGATTTGCTcgttctttctatatatatgggTTTTTATGATCTGACACTTCCATGCATACATGTTcttgatcaaacaaattatacgGTTTGCTGTATATATAACCTAATTAAAGTTTTGCATCTGATTTTTCAGCttgataaatatttgaaatgaattaaatcGCGCGCcttactcataaatatatagCATGTTGCACTTGATGATCAACATTTACAAGTAATATTTAGATTTTGACATCGAACCAGTACTCGTAGActttacaaacaaaaatattaagagTAAAGGAAAGAACCCGAGTTTTAGGGTTGCTTTTTTCTCATATATACTCATTGCTTGCATATGCAGCATGAAAATTCAATGGAGTACCTCTCTTGATTAGCATTGTCAGCTAACTAAAGCCTGTTTATCCACGCAAAAAAAGGGTTACACGAAACCCAAATTAATGCTCGAGCTTTTGCATATAGAAAATGGACAAGCTAGCAAACTGCTTCACAGGTGGTCTCCATTGCAGGTGGGGATAGGAGAGGCTTCAACAGCAAGGGAAGCCCCAGGCGCATCAGGTGGTGGTGGCACGTGCGAAGATATGAGGGATCACCAGAGGCCACATCATCCTATGGCCCATGACCATCATCACCAACAGCAGCACCAACATCACCATCCACATCATCAAATTGCGACCACAGCCTTCCACATCAGCAGGCCTTCACATCCCATTTCCACCATCATCTCTCCACCTCCCCTCCACCATACCTCCATTATTCTCGATCAAGATCACTCCTACCACATCTCCAGAATAATGCTCCAAAATGAAAATTTCCAGGTA carries:
- the LOC109010158 gene encoding NAC domain-containing protein 75-like isoform X2 is translated as MNKSSTVGSISSSDLIDAKLEEHKMCGSKQCPGCGHKLEGKPDWLGLPAGVKFDPTDQELIEHLEAKVEAKDMKSHPLIDEFITTIEGEDGICYTHPEKLPGVTRDGLSKHFFHRPSKAYTTGTRKRRKIQTECDLQGGETRWHKTGKTRPVMVNGKQKGCKKILVLYTNFGKNRKPEKTNWVMHQYHLGQHEEEKEGELVVSKIFYQTQPRQCNWSDRSTATTGEASSEPNSRRDSGSGSCSSREIVPQRDELSPPSGVAPISSYSTAMDIHQQFKSDHFSFAPFRKSFDEVGIGEASTAREAPGASGGGGTCEDMRDHQRPHHPMAHDHHHQQQHQHHHPHHQIATTAFHISRPSHPISTIISPPPLHHTSIILDQDHSYHISRIMLQNENFQQQQQLEQVQQPQQQQHHKLGGRSASGLEELIMGCTSSNIKEESSITNPHEADWLKYPSFWPDPDNPDHHG
- the LOC109010158 gene encoding NAC domain-containing protein 75-like isoform X1 encodes the protein MNKSSTVGSISSSDLIDAKLEEHKMCGSKQCPGCGHKLEGKPDWLGLPAGVKFDPTDQELIEHLEAKVEAKDMKSHPLIDEFITTIEGEDGICYTHPEKLPGVTRDGLSKHFFHRPSKAYTTGTRKRRKIQTECDLQGGETRWHKTGKTRPVMVNGKQKGCKKILVLYTNFGKNRKPEKTNWVMHQYHLGQHEEEKEGELVVSKIFYQTQPRQCNWSDRSTATTGEASSEPNSRRDSGSGSCSSREIVPQRDELSPPSGVAPISSYSTAMDIHQQFKSDHFSFAPFRKSFDEVGIGEASTAREAPGASGGGGTCEDMRDHQRPHHPMAHDHHHQQQHQHHHPHHQIATTAFHISRPSHPISTIISPPPLHHTSIILDQDHSYHISRIMLQNENFQQQQQQLEQVQQPQQQQHHKLGGRSASGLEELIMGCTSSNIKEESSITNPHEADWLKYPSFWPDPDNPDHHG